The following coding sequences are from one Mustelus asterias unplaced genomic scaffold, sMusAst1.hap1.1 HAP1_SCAFFOLD_3197, whole genome shotgun sequence window:
- the tsen34 gene encoding tRNA-splicing endonuclease subunit Sen34 encodes MILVYVAEGQALVWSAEDARRLRELHSLCGSPVGSLARQPRQNSRLGLPLRLLPEEASLLAERGLGLLVRAHGPGDAEPGQEEEKHRQLLEHLHSDQHQLALDEKRELLQGLSKRIRQGRQKKNTRKHQQDTGSEPADDVPPGPLKELEDLEQTFTFPLENTLTQIHTACPQPRQLTLLDWRVASADWPYPGERAHGLRYCVFKDLHTKGYQLTGGGKFGGDFLVYPGDPMRFHAHFIAICIPYEKGLPLQDIVTAGRLGSNVKKTVLLCSVREDETVVYTSLRWRGIQ; translated from the exons ATGATCCTGGTTTACGTAGCGGAAGGTCAGGCGCTGGTCTGGAGCGCCGAGGATGCTCGCCGGCTCCGGGAACTTCACAGCCTGTGCGGGAGTCCAGTGGGGTCGCTGGCTCGGCAGCCCCGGCAAAACAGTCGCCTTGGCCTCCCCCTCCGCTTGCTGCCCGAGGAGGCCAGTCTCCTGGCCGAGAGGGGGCTAGGGCTGCTGGTCAGGGCCCACGGCCCAGGGGATGCTGAGCCTGGCCAGGAGGAGGAGAAACACCGACAGCTCCTGGAACATCTGCACTCTGATCAACACCAGCTGGCCCTGGACGAGAAgagggaactcctgcagggactaTCCAAGCGCATCAGGCAGGGCCGACAAAAGAAAAACACACGGAAACATCAGCAAGACACAG GTTCAGAGCCTGCTGATGATGTTCCCCCAGGACCCCTGAAGGAGCTGGAAGATTTGGAGCAGACCTTCACCTTTCCTTTGGAGAACACGCTGACCCAGATCCACACGGCCTGCCCCCAGCCTCGCCAGTTGACCCTGTTAGACTGGCGAGTGGCCTCAGCAGACTGGCCCTATCCTGGTGAGCGTGCCCATGGCCTCCGCTACTGCGTCTTCAAGGACCTCCACACAAAGGGGTACCAGCTAACGGGTGGCGGCAAGTTCGGTGGAGACTTCCTGGTTTACCCAG GTGACCCAATGCGATTCCACGCGCATTTCATCGCTATCTGCATCCCCTACGAGAAAGGATTGCCCCTGCAGGACATCGTGACAGCTGGCCGCCTGGGCTCCAACGTCAAGAAGACCGTCTTGCTTTGCTCCGTCAGGGAGGACGAGACAGTCGTGTATACTTCACTGCGCTGGCGTGGGATCCAGTGA